The proteins below come from a single Triticum aestivum cultivar Chinese Spring chromosome 5D, IWGSC CS RefSeq v2.1, whole genome shotgun sequence genomic window:
- the LOC123119694 gene encoding uncharacterized protein, with protein sequence MAEPKAAKSKSSSKSKKHHHQGDGEASKKATKAKAEATATPSPAPAPSLDAHFKPCADVAGLRFGAQLVTRALTVRRAGPLELPHLLRVVVPDAGAGQSTKGKGAQPLSFAPTTTAYIPTNFAILAHHAWHTLTLGLGTKNSKAAVFVFESAAMKAAADAAWPQVLPLGDVGKRLLRAAPGAPEMARFKFRKGCVTFYVYAVRTARARGFARADELRAVIEAVAKLKDFLDHTAMLALPGQRSIDAAAPVGIVH encoded by the coding sequence ATGGCGGAACCCAAGGCGGCCAAGAGCAAGTCGTCGTCCAAGTCCAAGAAACACCACCACCAGGGGGACGGCGAGGCGTCCAAGAAGGCGACCAAGGCGAAGGCCGAGGCCACGGCCacgccgtcgccggcgccggcgccgtcgcTCGACGCGCACTTCAAGCCGTGCGCCGACGTGGCGGGCCTCCGCTTCGGCGCGCAGCTCGTCACGCGCGCGCTCACCGTGCGGCGCGCCGGCCCGCTCGAGCTGCCGCACCTGCTCCGAGTCGTcgtccccgacgccggcgccggGCAGAGCACGAAGGGCAAAGGGGCGCAGCCGCTGTCGTTCGCGCCGACGACGACCGCGTACATCCCGACCAACTTCGCCATCCTGGCGCACCACGCGTGGCACACGCTCACGCTCGGGCTCGGCACCAAGAactccaaggccgccgtcttcgTCTTCGAGTCCGCCGCCATGaaggccgccgccgacgccgcctggCCGCAGGTGCTGCCGCTCGGGGACGTCGGGAAGCGCCTTCTCCGCGCCGCCCCGGGCGCGCCGGAGATGGCCCGCTTCAAGTTCCGCAAGGGCTGCGTCACCTTCTACGTCTACGCCGTCCGGACCGCCCGCGCGCGCGGGTTCGCGCGCGCCGATGAGCTCAGGGCAGTCATCGAGGCCGTCGCCAAGCTCAAGGACTTCTTGGACCACACTGCCATGCTCGCGCTCCCGGGTCAGAGGAGCATTGACGCCGCCGCTCCGGTCGGCATCGTGCATTGA